In Pseudonocardia sp. C8, one genomic interval encodes:
- a CDS encoding RNA-binding protein — translation MTVLADALEHLVRGIVDHPDDVRVDLVTGRRGRILEVRVHPDDLGKVIGRSGRTATALRNVIGGVGGRGVRVDVVDTDR, via the coding sequence ATGACCGTGTTGGCGGACGCGCTCGAGCACCTCGTGCGCGGCATCGTCGACCACCCCGATGACGTGCGGGTGGACCTCGTCACCGGGCGACGCGGCCGGATCCTCGAGGTCCGCGTGCACCCGGACGACCTGGGCAAGGTGATCGGCCGCAGCGGCCGCACCGCCACCGCCCTGCGCAACGTCATCGGCGGCGTGGGTGGCCGCGGGGTGCGGGTCGACGTGGTCGACACCGACCGGTGA
- the rimM gene encoding ribosome maturation factor RimM (Essential for efficient processing of 16S rRNA), with the protein MTSRATRVTSSSDDAGRDLSEVLVGVVVRVHGLRGEVVVEPRTDSPQERFAPGAVLRGRRSRGAGPGPLTVRGARAHSGRWLVLFDGVTDRDAAEELRGVQLVVPTAELAEPEDADEFHVHELTGLRAELADGSVAGTVTDVVHGPGGSLLVVRRPAGHDALVPFVGAIVPTVDLAGGRVVLDPPEGLLDPESD; encoded by the coding sequence GTGACCAGCCGCGCCACCCGCGTGACCAGCAGCTCCGACGACGCCGGCCGGGACCTTTCCGAGGTCCTGGTCGGCGTCGTCGTGCGTGTGCACGGGCTGCGCGGCGAGGTCGTCGTCGAGCCCCGTACCGACTCCCCGCAGGAGCGTTTCGCGCCCGGTGCGGTCCTGCGCGGCCGCCGCAGCCGCGGCGCCGGACCGGGGCCGCTGACCGTGCGCGGCGCCCGGGCGCACTCGGGGCGGTGGCTGGTGCTGTTCGACGGCGTCACCGACCGGGACGCGGCCGAGGAGCTCCGCGGCGTGCAGCTGGTCGTGCCGACCGCAGAGCTGGCCGAGCCCGAGGACGCCGACGAGTTCCACGTCCACGAGCTCACCGGGCTGCGCGCCGAGCTGGCCGACGGGTCCGTCGCCGGCACCGTCACCGACGTCGTCCACGGACCGGGCGGGTCACTGCTGGTCGTCCGGCGCCCGGCCGGGCACGACGCACTGGTGCCGTTCGTCGGGGCGATCGTCCCGACCGTCGATCTGGCGGGCGGACGCGTCGTCCTCGACCCGCCCGAGGGCCTGCTCGACCCCGAGTCCGACTGA
- a CDS encoding helix-turn-helix domain-containing protein, whose translation MSDATAVAAAASSKDPAVGLRAVAALRELQESLEELQVASARDQGWSWQQIADALQISRQAVHKKYRRLGL comes from the coding sequence ATGAGCGATGCGACGGCGGTGGCCGCGGCGGCGTCCAGCAAGGACCCGGCCGTGGGTCTGCGGGCGGTGGCGGCCCTGCGCGAGCTGCAGGAGTCCCTGGAGGAGCTCCAGGTGGCCAGCGCCCGCGACCAGGGCTGGTCCTGGCAGCAGATCGCCGACGCGCTGCAGATCAGCCGGCAGGCGGTGCACAAGAAGTACCGCCGGCTCGGCCTGTAG
- a CDS encoding Clp protease N-terminal domain-containing protein, which translates to MFERFTDPARRAVVIAQEEARERRSARIGPEHLLLGILRCPGTPGEELLRAAGVGVDEVDRGLAGLRPADADALATLGIDLDEVRRAAEESFGPGALDRTGGRRGRWFAGHIPFEKASKKALELALREAIRLGDRTIGTEHLLLGLLHPEHAASRILGAYGVTLDGVRRAVAERGRRAG; encoded by the coding sequence GTGTTCGAGAGGTTCACCGACCCGGCCCGGCGTGCCGTGGTGATCGCCCAGGAGGAGGCCAGGGAACGGCGATCCGCCCGGATCGGCCCGGAGCACCTGCTGCTCGGGATCCTGCGCTGCCCGGGGACGCCGGGCGAGGAGCTGCTGCGGGCGGCCGGTGTGGGCGTCGACGAGGTCGACCGCGGGCTCGCGGGCCTCCGGCCGGCCGACGCCGACGCCCTCGCGACGCTGGGGATCGATCTCGACGAGGTCCGCCGGGCGGCCGAGGAGTCCTTCGGCCCGGGCGCGCTGGACCGCACGGGGGGACGGCGCGGGCGCTGGTTCGCCGGGCACATCCCGTTCGAGAAGGCGTCGAAGAAGGCCCTGGAGCTCGCGTTGCGCGAGGCGATCCGGCTGGGTGACCGGACCATCGGCACCGAGCACCTCCTGCTGGGGCTGCTGCACCCGGAGCACGCCGCGTCGCGCATCCTGGGTGCCTACGGCGTCACGCTCGACGGCGTGCGGCGGGCGGTCGCCGAGCGGGGGCGGCGCGCGGGCTGA
- the trmD gene encoding tRNA (guanosine(37)-N1)-methyltransferase TrmD codes for MRIDVVTIFPAYLAPLREALLGRAIERGLLDVAVHDLRQWTHDVHHAVDDAPYGGGPGMVMRPQVWGEALDEVLALDGAPGRLVVPTPAGRPFTQATARAWAGEERLVFACGRYEGIDERVLLDVRGRGIAVDEVSIGDYVLVGGEVAVLVMVEAVARLLPGVLGNPRSAEEDSFSDGLLEGPSYTRPETWRGLSVPEVLRSGNHAAIERWRRDRALERTRERRPDLLAALPDGALDAADRAVLAAGRTDGGGGDGA; via the coding sequence GTGCGGATCGACGTCGTCACCATCTTCCCGGCCTACCTCGCCCCGCTGCGCGAAGCACTGCTCGGGCGGGCGATCGAGCGCGGGCTGCTCGACGTGGCGGTGCACGACCTGCGGCAGTGGACCCACGACGTGCACCACGCCGTCGACGACGCCCCGTACGGCGGCGGTCCGGGCATGGTCATGCGCCCGCAGGTGTGGGGGGAGGCGCTCGACGAGGTCCTCGCACTCGACGGGGCCCCCGGACGCCTGGTCGTCCCGACCCCGGCCGGGCGACCGTTCACCCAGGCCACGGCCCGTGCCTGGGCGGGGGAGGAACGCCTGGTCTTCGCCTGCGGCCGGTACGAGGGCATCGACGAGCGGGTGCTGCTCGACGTCCGTGGGCGCGGGATCGCGGTCGACGAGGTGTCCATCGGCGACTACGTCCTCGTCGGGGGCGAGGTCGCCGTGCTCGTGATGGTCGAGGCCGTCGCCCGGCTGCTGCCCGGGGTGCTCGGGAACCCGCGCTCGGCCGAGGAGGACTCGTTCTCCGACGGGCTCCTGGAAGGACCGTCCTACACCCGGCCCGAGACGTGGCGCGGGCTGTCCGTGCCCGAGGTCCTGCGCAGCGGCAACCACGCCGCGATCGAGCGGTGGCGGCGGGACCGGGCCCTCGAACGGACCCGCGAACGCCGGCCGGACCTGCTGGCGGCGCTCCCGGACGGCGCGCTCGACGCCGCCGACCGCGCGGTGCTGGCCGCCGGGCGCACGGACGGCGGGGGCGGCGACGGGGCCTGA
- the rplS gene encoding 50S ribosomal protein L19, whose amino-acid sequence MNTLDALDAQVLRSDIPNFRPGDTLKVHVKVIEGNRTRTQVFQGVVIRRQGSGARETFTVRKISFGVGVERTFPVHTPNIDKIEVATRGDVRRAKLYYLRDLRGKAAKIKERRETPSAS is encoded by the coding sequence ATGAACACCCTGGACGCCCTGGACGCGCAGGTCCTGCGCTCCGACATCCCGAACTTCCGGCCCGGGGACACGCTCAAGGTGCACGTGAAGGTCATCGAGGGCAACCGCACCCGCACCCAGGTCTTCCAGGGTGTGGTCATCCGCCGCCAGGGCTCCGGCGCCCGGGAGACCTTCACCGTCCGCAAGATCTCGTTCGGCGTCGGTGTCGAGCGGACTTTCCCGGTGCACACGCCGAACATCGACAAGATCGAGGTCGCCACCCGCGGCGACGTCCGGCGGGCGAAGCTGTACTACCTCCGCGACCTGCGCGGCAAGGCCGCGAAGATCAAGGAGCGTCGGGAGACCCCGTCCGCGTCCTGA
- the lepB gene encoding signal peptidase I produces the protein MAYPELPDDRRARPRRYRGGDAPDGTGRRRAPENPPAAAPEPGVDDQDWLLGAALQHGVPVRDDVDGTAEPEPRSLRTRHAPYPDGEPVAGRRYRNGFDELTGEQPGRHGARRNGHGNGDPAGGRHGSGAHSRPDEEPDSLRARYADRLRDARPYEADATPGRGRRAAAAWPPPGRPGGHRHDPAGSPPPAEDSGRHAGASGNGSGRHGARAGDPGPFDGHLYGAPGPSGHGPYGGPDSPPGLARPRDHSGRPDVPGGQGADLRRPLDAGRPRRARGPEQPRGQRDPELPRRAVEPNQPGGFGPERPGRALAPEQPGRALDPEQPHGPRDADRYRGPRDSGPPAPTFAPGPPAAGPAPAAAPPVPGDGRPRRGDRPVADGVAPDGVPYRPRGPRPPLDGAPAAFDAPRHPRPPQVPSDGGRAFDGPGPQHPEGAFDAAPTAFGTPAHPGGPQAPPAERSRAAGPAPDGAPRAPGPTEATVGAPGVAPPGPAVEPRGRPPAPGGDAAPDEAPAGAGTVDRRRRRRAGTPPAVEPPGPDDVLEAPPDEELEADQDPADDRPDPREGKRSGPVGIGAKVAALAGRRTGPDGEKQQLAFWKELLLLAGVAILLTILIQTFLAKVYVIPSGSMETTLHGCTGCTNDRVLVDKVTYNFTDIAPGDIVVFRGTDGWASESYTGEGTQNPFLRGLELLGSLVGIAPPDEKDFVKRVIAVGGQTVACCDALNQVMVDGQPLEEPYVYYLPEAGPARQIPFGPVTVPEGEYWMMGDSRNNSADSRAAGHGPIPEENIIGKVRLVVLPFDRFGWVSSADPQTTATAAGTPGLPAGVPLALGIMGTLPLAAARRRTLRARAEAERFLPVTRRPAGWRRRA, from the coding sequence GTGGCCTACCCCGAGCTCCCCGATGACCGCCGGGCCCGCCCCCGGCGGTATCGCGGCGGCGATGCCCCCGATGGCACCGGCCGGCGGCGGGCCCCCGAGAACCCGCCTGCCGCGGCCCCGGAGCCCGGGGTCGACGACCAGGACTGGCTCCTCGGTGCCGCGCTGCAGCACGGGGTGCCGGTGCGTGACGACGTCGACGGGACGGCCGAGCCCGAGCCGCGGAGCCTGCGGACCCGGCACGCGCCGTATCCGGACGGCGAACCGGTCGCCGGCCGCCGGTACCGCAACGGCTTCGACGAGCTGACCGGCGAGCAGCCCGGCCGGCACGGAGCCCGGCGCAACGGTCACGGCAACGGCGACCCCGCCGGCGGCCGGCACGGGAGCGGTGCGCACAGCCGCCCGGACGAGGAGCCCGACTCGCTGCGCGCCCGCTATGCCGACCGGCTGCGCGACGCGCGGCCCTACGAGGCCGACGCGACACCGGGCCGCGGCCGCCGCGCGGCCGCGGCGTGGCCGCCCCCCGGGCGTCCGGGCGGCCACCGCCACGACCCCGCCGGGAGCCCGCCGCCGGCCGAGGACTCCGGCCGCCACGCCGGCGCCTCCGGGAACGGCTCCGGCCGGCACGGTGCCCGCGCCGGTGATCCCGGACCGTTCGACGGCCACCTCTACGGTGCGCCCGGCCCGTCCGGGCACGGTCCCTACGGCGGGCCCGACTCGCCCCCGGGCCTCGCCCGGCCCCGCGATCATTCCGGCCGGCCCGACGTCCCCGGCGGCCAGGGCGCCGACCTGCGACGTCCTCTCGACGCCGGGCGGCCTCGCCGCGCGCGCGGTCCCGAACAGCCCCGCGGGCAGCGCGACCCCGAGCTGCCTCGCCGTGCCGTCGAGCCGAACCAGCCTGGTGGGTTCGGCCCGGAACGGCCCGGTCGTGCGCTCGCCCCCGAGCAGCCCGGCCGCGCGCTCGACCCGGAGCAGCCCCACGGTCCGCGCGACGCCGATCGGTACCGCGGTCCGCGTGATTCCGGGCCGCCGGCCCCGACGTTCGCCCCCGGCCCGCCCGCCGCGGGTCCCGCACCCGCCGCGGCACCGCCCGTCCCCGGCGACGGTCGCCCGCGCCGCGGCGACCGCCCGGTCGCCGACGGGGTGGCCCCGGACGGCGTCCCGTACCGCCCGCGCGGCCCGCGGCCTCCGCTCGACGGTGCCCCGGCCGCGTTCGACGCCCCGCGCCACCCCCGCCCACCGCAGGTCCCGTCCGACGGTGGGCGGGCGTTCGACGGCCCCGGTCCGCAGCACCCGGAGGGGGCGTTCGATGCTGCTCCCACCGCGTTCGGTACGCCCGCACACCCCGGGGGGCCGCAGGCACCGCCCGCGGAGCGCTCCCGTGCAGCCGGACCCGCCCCGGACGGCGCGCCACGCGCACCCGGCCCGACGGAGGCCACGGTCGGCGCCCCCGGTGTCGCACCGCCGGGACCGGCCGTGGAACCCCGCGGTCGCCCGCCGGCCCCGGGCGGCGACGCCGCCCCCGACGAGGCCCCGGCCGGTGCCGGGACCGTCGACCGCCGGCGACGGCGCCGCGCCGGCACACCGCCGGCGGTGGAGCCCCCGGGCCCGGACGACGTCCTCGAGGCCCCGCCGGACGAGGAGCTCGAGGCCGACCAGGACCCCGCCGACGACCGGCCGGACCCGCGCGAGGGGAAGCGCAGCGGGCCCGTCGGAATCGGCGCGAAGGTCGCGGCGCTCGCCGGACGGCGCACGGGACCGGACGGCGAGAAGCAGCAGCTCGCGTTCTGGAAGGAGCTGCTGCTCCTCGCCGGCGTGGCGATCCTGCTGACGATCCTGATCCAGACCTTCCTCGCGAAGGTCTACGTGATCCCGTCCGGGTCGATGGAGACCACGCTGCACGGCTGCACCGGCTGCACCAACGACCGCGTGCTCGTCGACAAGGTCACCTACAACTTCACCGACATCGCGCCGGGGGACATCGTCGTGTTCCGCGGAACCGACGGCTGGGCCAGCGAGTCCTACACCGGTGAGGGCACGCAGAACCCCTTCCTGCGCGGGCTGGAGCTGCTCGGCTCGCTCGTCGGGATCGCCCCGCCGGACGAGAAGGACTTCGTCAAGCGGGTGATCGCCGTCGGGGGGCAGACCGTCGCCTGCTGCGACGCGCTGAACCAGGTGATGGTGGACGGCCAGCCCCTGGAGGAGCCGTACGTCTACTACCTGCCCGAGGCGGGACCCGCCCGGCAGATCCCGTTCGGTCCGGTCACGGTGCCCGAGGGCGAGTACTGGATGATGGGCGACTCGCGGAACAACTCGGCCGACTCGCGGGCGGCCGGGCACGGCCCGATCCCCGAGGAGAACATCATCGGGAAGGTCCGCCTGGTCGTGCTGCCGTTCGACCGGTTCGGCTGGGTGAGCTCCGCCGATCCGCAGACGACGGCGACCGCGGCCGGGACACCGGGGCTGCCCGCCGGCGTCCCGCTGGCGCTCGGCATCATGGGGACCCTCCCGCTCGCCGCGGCCCGGCGCCGGACGCTCCGGGCCCGGGCCGAGGCCGAGCGGTTCCTGCCCGTGACGCGCCGCCCCGCGGGGTGGCGCCGGAGAGCCTGA
- a CDS encoding ribonuclease HII, with the protein MLPDGLRPPRAIVRDAGSWTLQSVLQRYGLGPVAGVDEAGRGASAGPLVVASCVLRPADAKALDGLTDSKLLTPAAREYWYGRITKRALDLAVIVIPAAEVDRRGVHVANIEGMRRAVAALTTAPPGYVLTDGFRVRGFGRPALAVPKGDQVAACIAAASVLAKVTRDRIMTELDAVHGEYGFAVHKGYNTPDHDAALRAHGPCPEHRFSFANVAAVAGRGLPTGLVHNEAVPEDEFGDADEVEPDRWEPMEIVTGGAGR; encoded by the coding sequence GTGCTGCCGGACGGGCTCCGGCCGCCCCGCGCGATCGTCCGCGACGCCGGGAGCTGGACCCTGCAGTCGGTGCTGCAGCGGTACGGCCTCGGGCCGGTCGCCGGTGTCGACGAGGCCGGCCGGGGCGCCAGCGCCGGCCCGCTGGTGGTGGCGTCCTGCGTGCTGCGCCCGGCCGACGCGAAGGCGCTCGACGGGCTCACCGACTCCAAGCTGCTCACCCCCGCGGCGCGCGAGTACTGGTACGGCCGGATCACGAAGCGGGCCCTGGACCTCGCGGTGATCGTGATCCCGGCCGCCGAGGTGGACCGGCGCGGCGTGCACGTGGCGAACATCGAGGGCATGCGGCGGGCGGTCGCCGCCCTCACCACGGCGCCGCCCGGGTACGTGCTCACCGACGGGTTCCGGGTCCGCGGGTTCGGCAGGCCTGCGCTCGCCGTACCGAAGGGGGACCAGGTCGCGGCGTGCATCGCGGCCGCGTCGGTGCTCGCGAAGGTCACCCGGGACCGGATCATGACCGAGCTGGACGCGGTGCACGGCGAGTACGGGTTCGCCGTCCACAAGGGCTACAACACCCCGGATCACGATGCGGCACTGCGTGCACACGGACCGTGCCCGGAGCACCGGTTCTCGTTCGCGAACGTCGCCGCGGTGGCCGGGCGCGGGCTGCCGACCGGTCTGGTCCACAATGAGGCCGTGCCCGAGGACGAGTTCGGCGACGCCGACGAGGTGGAACCGGACCGATGGGAGCCGATGGAGATCGTCACAGGAGGAGCGGGCCGGTGA
- a CDS encoding DUF2469 domain-containing protein — MSAEDLEKYETEMELTLYKEYRDIVAQFSYVVETERRFYLANSVDVAPRNADGEVYFEVRMSDAWVWDMYRPARFVKNVRVVTFKDVNIEELDTPDLRLPDSDAFPG, encoded by the coding sequence GTGAGCGCCGAGGATCTCGAGAAGTACGAGACCGAGATGGAGCTCACGCTCTACAAGGAGTACCGGGACATCGTCGCCCAGTTCTCCTACGTGGTGGAGACGGAGCGCCGGTTCTACCTGGCCAACTCGGTCGACGTGGCACCCCGGAACGCCGACGGCGAGGTCTACTTCGAGGTGCGCATGTCGGACGCGTGGGTGTGGGACATGTACCGGCCCGCGCGGTTCGTGAAGAACGTGCGGGTGGTGACGTTCAAGGACGTCAACATCGAGGAGCTGGACACCCCCGACCTGCGGCTGCCCGACAGCGACGCGTTCCCCGGCTGA
- a CDS encoding YraN family protein produces MAAKDELGRRGEDTAAEYLEREHGMVVLSRNWRCKDGELDIVATDPDRRLIVCEVKTRSGTRYGEPAESITPRKMRRIRGLTRTWMAAHHLAWTEVRFDVVAVLMPPGGPATLTHYPAAF; encoded by the coding sequence ATGGCTGCGAAGGACGAGCTCGGCCGCCGCGGTGAGGACACGGCCGCCGAGTACCTCGAGCGGGAACACGGGATGGTCGTGCTCTCCCGCAACTGGCGGTGCAAGGACGGCGAGCTCGACATCGTCGCCACCGACCCGGACCGCCGGCTGATCGTCTGCGAGGTGAAGACCCGGTCGGGGACCCGCTACGGCGAACCCGCCGAGTCGATCACGCCGCGCAAGATGCGCCGGATCCGCGGGCTGACCCGCACCTGGATGGCGGCCCACCACCTCGCCTGGACCGAGGTGCGGTTCGACGTCGTCGCCGTGCTGATGCCACCCGGCGGGCCGGCCACGCTCACCCACTACCCGGCGGCGTTCTGA
- a CDS encoding YifB family Mg chelatase-like AAA ATPase translates to MAAPARVWSVALHGVDGVPVEIEAVIGGGIPGVYLLGLPDAALNEAKDRVRSAIVQSGRTWPNERIVLALSPATLRKSGSRFDVALACGVLTATGAIPPDRLKGTALLGELALDGRLRPVRGVLPCLLAARAAGMARAIVPRATLAEAGLVDGLASYGADSLAEVLDWAAGNRTLTQVPAAPGPGPAADVPELADVIGQHDARRALEIAAAGGHHLLMVGPPGTGKTMLAQRIIGLLPELDRDEALQLAAIRSVAGRLGRSAPLSTLAPFVAPHHSASAAALLGGGSGVARPGAVSLAHRGVLFLDECPHWPASILDSLRTPLEEGEVRLARADGTVRYPARFQLVLAANPCPCAPPIDRDCTCRPDVRRRYMARVSGPLLDRVDLRVTMEPVIALTDTGERGDDTATVRRRVLAARAAAEARWSPHGWRCNAEVPGTELRGRFPLPPDVREPLEKRLRAGELSARGADRALRVAWTLADLAGADRPGRSDVDGALYFRDRGAA, encoded by the coding sequence ATGGCCGCCCCGGCCCGGGTCTGGTCGGTCGCCCTGCACGGCGTCGACGGCGTCCCGGTCGAGATCGAGGCCGTGATCGGCGGCGGCATCCCCGGCGTGTACCTGCTCGGGCTGCCGGACGCCGCGCTCAACGAGGCGAAGGACCGGGTGCGGTCCGCGATCGTGCAGTCCGGGCGGACGTGGCCGAACGAACGGATCGTGCTCGCCCTGTCCCCGGCGACGCTGCGCAAGTCCGGCAGCCGGTTCGACGTCGCGCTGGCCTGCGGTGTGCTCACGGCGACCGGGGCGATCCCGCCCGACCGGCTGAAAGGCACGGCGCTGCTCGGCGAGCTCGCCCTCGACGGGCGGCTCCGCCCGGTGCGCGGGGTGCTCCCGTGCCTGCTCGCCGCCCGCGCGGCCGGTATGGCCCGCGCGATCGTCCCGCGGGCGACGCTCGCCGAGGCCGGACTCGTCGACGGCCTGGCGTCGTACGGCGCCGACAGCCTCGCCGAGGTGCTCGACTGGGCCGCAGGCAACCGGACCCTCACCCAGGTCCCGGCGGCCCCCGGTCCCGGCCCGGCCGCCGACGTGCCCGAACTGGCCGACGTGATCGGCCAGCACGACGCCCGCCGGGCCCTGGAGATCGCCGCCGCCGGCGGGCACCACCTCCTGATGGTCGGCCCGCCCGGGACGGGGAAGACGATGCTCGCCCAGCGGATCATCGGGTTGCTCCCCGAGCTGGACCGGGACGAGGCGCTGCAGCTGGCGGCGATCCGTTCGGTCGCGGGCCGGCTCGGGCGCTCGGCCCCGTTGAGCACGCTGGCGCCGTTCGTCGCCCCGCACCACTCGGCGTCCGCGGCCGCGCTGCTCGGCGGTGGCAGCGGCGTCGCCCGTCCCGGGGCGGTCTCCCTGGCTCACCGCGGGGTGCTCTTCCTCGACGAGTGCCCGCACTGGCCGGCCTCCATCCTGGACTCGCTCCGCACCCCGCTGGAGGAGGGCGAGGTCCGGCTGGCGCGAGCGGACGGCACCGTCCGCTACCCGGCACGGTTCCAGCTGGTCCTGGCGGCGAACCCGTGCCCGTGCGCGCCGCCGATCGACCGGGACTGCACCTGCCGGCCCGACGTGCGCCGCCGCTACATGGCGCGGGTGTCCGGGCCGCTGCTGGACCGGGTCGACCTGCGCGTCACGATGGAACCGGTGATCGCGCTGACGGACACCGGGGAGCGCGGTGACGACACCGCCACCGTCCGGCGCCGGGTGCTCGCGGCACGCGCGGCCGCCGAGGCCCGCTGGTCGCCGCACGGCTGGCGGTGCAACGCCGAGGTGCCCGGCACCGAGCTCCGCGGCCGCTTCCCGCTGCCACCCGACGTGCGGGAACCGTTGGAGAAACGGCTGCGGGCGGGGGAGCTGAGCGCCCGGGGCGCCGATCGGGCACTCCGGGTCGCCTGGACGCTCGCGGATCTTGCCGGGGCGGACCGGCCCGGCCGCTCCGACGTCGACGGCGCCCTCTACTTCCGCGACCGGGGTGCGGCATGA
- a CDS encoding DNA-processing protein DprA → MSGRGEPARSGTRAAPAGPPPAVTTPSAPAVPEEIVRARAYLLRCVEPPNRHLIGLVERHGPVEAADRVRRGAVPEELLDAVTARRGSDLVDADLDAAAAAGARLLVPEDPQWPCWPFAAFATAKRADLAPPVALWARGPGDVSALADRSVTIVGSRAATRYGVHTAVEFASALARCGVTVFSGAAFGIDAAAHRGALAVGAPTVAVLACGPDRAYPASHTGLIERIAATGLVLTEYPPGTLPGRLRFLVRNRLLAALGAGCLVVEAGARSGTRRTAGDSTALGRPVMAVPGPVTSGLSVGCHELVRSRQAELVGRPEDVLEIVGRLGLDLAVPPAGERRPTDGLGPHAQAVHDALPARAAWPPSRIAEASGVDPDAVRAALTELEARGLAEYHQGLWQRPARRSGP, encoded by the coding sequence ATGAGCGGGCGCGGCGAACCGGCCCGGTCCGGCACCCGCGCGGCGCCCGCCGGCCCGCCGCCTGCGGTGACGACGCCGAGCGCCCCGGCCGTGCCCGAGGAGATCGTCCGGGCGCGGGCCTACCTGCTGCGCTGCGTCGAGCCGCCGAACCGGCACCTGATCGGGCTGGTCGAACGGCACGGGCCGGTCGAGGCCGCGGACCGGGTGCGCCGTGGCGCGGTCCCCGAGGAGCTCCTCGACGCCGTGACCGCCCGGCGTGGCTCCGACCTGGTCGACGCCGATCTCGACGCCGCCGCGGCGGCCGGGGCCCGGCTGCTGGTACCGGAGGATCCGCAGTGGCCGTGCTGGCCGTTCGCGGCGTTCGCGACCGCGAAGCGCGCCGACCTGGCCCCACCGGTCGCGCTGTGGGCGCGGGGGCCGGGTGACGTCTCGGCCCTGGCCGACCGGTCGGTGACCATCGTCGGATCCCGCGCCGCGACCCGGTACGGCGTGCACACCGCCGTCGAGTTCGCTTCCGCGCTCGCCCGGTGCGGGGTGACGGTGTTCTCCGGCGCGGCGTTCGGCATCGACGCGGCCGCCCACCGCGGCGCGCTCGCCGTCGGCGCCCCGACGGTCGCCGTGCTCGCCTGCGGCCCGGACCGCGCCTACCCGGCCTCCCACACGGGCCTGATCGAGCGGATCGCGGCGACCGGGCTGGTCCTGACCGAGTATCCGCCCGGCACCCTCCCGGGCCGGCTGCGCTTCCTGGTCCGGAACCGGCTCCTCGCGGCGCTGGGCGCGGGATGCCTGGTCGTCGAGGCGGGCGCACGCAGCGGCACGCGCCGCACGGCGGGGGACTCGACCGCACTCGGCCGGCCGGTGATGGCGGTACCGGGACCGGTCACGTCGGGGCTGTCGGTCGGGTGCCACGAGCTCGTGCGTTCGCGGCAGGCCGAGCTCGTGGGCCGCCCGGAGGACGTCCTGGAGATCGTCGGACGGCTGGGTCTCGACCTCGCCGTGCCGCCGGCGGGGGAGCGGCGACCCACCGACGGGCTCGGCCCGCACGCCCAGGCCGTGCACGACGCACTACCGGCCCGCGCCGCCTGGCCCCCGTCCCGGATCGCCGAGGCCTCCGGTGTGGACCCGGACGCGGTCCGTGCGGCACTCACCGAGCTGGAGGCGCGCGGGCTCGCCGAGTACCACCAGGGCCTCTGGCAACGTCCGGCGCGCCGGAGCGGTCCTTGA
- a CDS encoding tyrosine-type recombinase/integrase → MPSSQDRGRRVPGGSRTPDTGPAPDVAAALEAFAEHLRHERGRSPHTVRAYRSDLTDLLRDLPGLGALDLDHLRRRLSATHTAGAGRATVARRTAAARTFCAWAVRTGRLDRDPAARLGSPRSAAVLPEVPSAEEAGAVLDAAISGATEDHPEALRDLLVLELLYGTGIRVAELCGLDLDRVDEPGRTLRVRGKGDRERTVVFGVPAARALRRWLERGRPALATPASPPALVLGVRGGRLDPRVARIVVHRAMRAVPGATDVGPHGLRHAAATHLLEGGADLRYVQELLGHATLSTTQLYTHVTVDRLKVVHDQAHPRA, encoded by the coding sequence ATGCCGAGCAGCCAGGACCGTGGACGTCGTGTGCCCGGGGGCTCCCGCACGCCCGATACCGGGCCGGCTCCGGACGTCGCGGCCGCGCTCGAGGCCTTCGCCGAGCACCTGCGCCACGAGCGCGGCCGGTCCCCGCACACGGTGCGCGCGTACCGCTCCGACCTCACCGACCTGCTCCGGGACCTGCCCGGGCTGGGCGCGCTCGATCTCGACCACCTGCGCCGCCGGCTGTCTGCGACGCACACCGCCGGTGCCGGGCGGGCCACCGTCGCCCGCCGGACGGCGGCCGCGCGGACGTTCTGCGCCTGGGCGGTCCGCACCGGGCGGCTCGACCGCGACCCGGCCGCCCGCCTCGGTTCGCCACGGTCGGCGGCCGTGCTGCCGGAGGTCCCGTCCGCGGAGGAGGCCGGCGCCGTGCTGGACGCCGCGATCTCCGGGGCGACCGAGGACCACCCGGAGGCCCTGCGCGACCTGCTGGTCCTGGAGCTGCTCTACGGGACCGGTATCCGGGTCGCCGAGCTGTGCGGCCTGGATCTCGACCGGGTCGACGAGCCCGGCCGGACGCTGCGGGTCCGCGGCAAGGGCGACCGGGAGCGGACCGTCGTGTTCGGCGTGCCCGCCGCGCGGGCGTTGCGGCGCTGGCTCGAGCGGGGCCGGCCGGCACTGGCGACCCCGGCATCACCGCCGGCGTTGGTGCTCGGCGTCCGCGGCGGACGCCTCGATCCGCGCGTCGCGCGCATCGTCGTGCACCGCGCGATGCGTGCGGTCCCGGGCGCCACCGACGTCGGCCCGCACGGGCTCCGGCACGCCGCAGCCACGCACCTGCTCGAGGGAGGCGCCGACCTCCGTTACGTACAGGAGTTGCTCGGTCACGCTACGCTGTCAACGACTCAGCTCTACACCCACGTGACCGTTGACCGGCTGAAGGTGGTTCATGATCAGGCCCACCCTCGGGCGTGA